gccttcctcctcctttctttgGTTTTTTTGGCTTTTAGGAGCGCAGGAGTTCTCCGGTAATCCTCTGGAGAGAAGACAAGGGACGACATAGATCAAAGCAAGCGAGGAAAGGCACAGGCCGATCGGGCTGGCAACAGCCGACAAGCCTTGACGGGTGCAGTGTGGCCAGGGCGAAAGAGACGTTCAAGACCGCCTCTTTGTTCGActctcccgccccccccccctccccttctctccccgccCTCCATAACCCTCATTACACtccagagaaaaaaaaacactaAACGTTCTGCGATAGCGCCGCgccccttctctccaccTTGTGTGTCTTCTGGGGCGGTGGCTgtacgcctctctctctcgtctctcgcttcatctttgtgtgtgtgtgtgtgtgtgctggtcTTTGCCGTGTATTTTATCggacgcctctctctctctcttccccggCACCTCACCCCAACTTTTTGGGGTGGCTCGCCGCCCGCCCGTCCAAAAGAGAAGTCCTCTCCGCACAGACCTGCGCCGCGTTCGGGGTGCACTGTGGGGTGTCCCTCTCAAGCCGCACAGACGTCTGTGGCGGCTTTGCTCGTCCCTGAGATCCaaaggcgacggcggcagcagcagcagcagcaaagagagaggcaaagcagaaaagggaggaaCGCCTGAGGCGGTGGCATTCGTGAGGCGCCACCGCGAAACTGTTTCTCCACCCACTCTGCGTGGGCGTTTACTTTGTGtgttccctccctcccctccctcccccctcttaGAACAACTCAGAGTTCATACAGAAGCACCTCGTAGTGTCTGCCTACCCGCcagctgtgtgtgtgtgcgtgtgcgtgtgtgggtgcgtgcctTCCAACGCTCATTCTCGCCTTCcccttgcccccccccttttcctcacAACAcgctctcgccctctccgcGCTCCGCATACACACAAGCACCACATAAAGAGCCCATACGAGGAGGACCGGAAGGACGGTCAgatttttgtttttctccaCTTCGTGGTGGCTGCCTTTGGTCGCTCAGCGGCttggggaaaaaaagaaaagagagccgCGGGCCATTTGGCGTAAAAGCCCAAAAAAATcaaacaaagagaaaaataAGCAGAGCGAGACGAGCAACGCAAGAGGTGACGTGTCGCTGTCGTGTGGTGGACTGGATCAGCGAACACGAACAAACAGCGTGGCGCACGGTACGTGGGTGAAGCTGTTTTGCTATAAaggtgaagaaggagaaaagagccAAAGCTGACAACACTCTttccacgcacacgcactcgctcgctctcttcgtctctctcaGTATTTCACTGGCGTCTTTGctgggtgtgtggggcggGTGTCCTaactgtgctgctgtggcacaCCATCCattcctctctcgcgcgcccACAGGGTACCCCACGGTAgcctccttccttcctctaCTCTCTGTGTGTTCTTTCTCCACGGCTGTTGTCGTATCCTCTGCGTTTTGTCAGCTGTGCCCTCCCCTTTTCAGTCATCAAGGCCGCTTCTCTGCTGGGCTGTTGCGCGTACGCCACATCAACGTCGCTCGTACATACGCTtcgtgcgtgtatgtgcgctGGCGTCTGGAACTTAGAAAGTGTCTCTGTGCCTGTACATcatctcccctccccctccctctcttgatTGTATTCAGATTCAACCAAAGGAAAAACGAACAGCCCACGAGggaagagacacacacacacacacgtgttgCTCGTTTTGGTCTTTCACCGCCCATTCATTGTTGCCGTTGTTGATTTCGTTGTCTCTTCCCTCTGTGTCTTCTCTTGTTCCTTCTCgcccccctctgcctctctctcccgccgCTTTTCGCTCGCTTCGTTGTCCACCGGCTCCTCTGTTCTCCCTCTGTCTGGCAATTCACTTCCAcctttcctccttcttcGTCCGTCGTCGTTGCGCTGCgttgtgcgtctctctctctctctctctcttggggCATTCTTTGAAGTTCTTTCGCTtccgcccctcctctcccctcctcccctcctctcacaGTTCTCTGTATTTttcctttcgcttcttcatcttcacctccctccctccctccctctctcgtttgcCTCTCCTTCAGTCATTTTCGTGCCGGGGTGTTCGCGCTTCCTCTACGTGAGGACAACACGCCTCCATACAACgggaaaggaaggggggccactgtcgctgctgcgtcctCCCACCTACCAACGCTCTTCGTTGTTTGAGGAGTaggcgtgcgtgggtgtgtgctctcacaagaacaacaacacaagGACCCTCTTTCGCGCCCCTTCTCCGCATTGTTCGTCGtctcatcccctcccccccccccttcctcagaGCTTTCCTCAGCAAACTATTCACTCATTGCTGATACTGCCAAACTTCAGAAGTCTGCGCGCCTCGTCTTTGGGGGTGTTGGTTTTCCGTCTCTCGCTGCCCTGTACAGCTGCCACTGCGCAACCCCCTCAGCCGTTGGTTTGCGCCTGGGTTAGCTTCCCTTGCGTGTGTCGGTGGGTCCATCGCATCACATTCAGCGCGATGTTCGCCCAAGCGGAGAgtgaagagctgctgcacctgctgtCGCAGGTGCGCCTCGTGGCGGACGAGGAAGCACGTAACGAGCAAGAGCAAGATCAGCAAGTACAACAGGAGCAGCCTCATCAGCGGCATCACCCAGGCACAGGCAGCGAGCACACGATATCACTGTATGATTCCGCTCTCAGCGCGACAGCAGAGGTACTTGGCAAGCAGAGAAGCAACGGCAGCTCGGCGACCATCGCCAGTTGTAGCGGTGGCTCTGCTGCGGGGCGAtacaccgcctcctccactgcagcCGTCACGAGTAGCTGGACGGTGTATGACAACACGGACAGCTCCTTTCTCACCGACtacgagcaccaccacgcgaACTCGTTGAACCAGCCTCCAGTGAGTCGCACCCCGGCCACGGATGCAAAAGTGCTTCCACAGCGCTCGGacgagcgagcgaggagCGTCGAAGAAGGCTTGGCCAAACGCGGCGACGGCTACAACGTATTCCGGGAGCCGAAGCAgctcctcttcacctccccctcAGCAGCGACTCAGGTGGCCACTCTGCAGCAGAGACCATCGCCGCACGCGCGCCAATCCATTCCCCCCTCTCATGCACTCACCGCTTACACCTCAGCTGTGAGCACGGCAACTAAAGCGACGACGCCGCTCTCGATCGATGATGCAGCGTCGATCTTACCGGTTGCAGTCAACCGTGACAGCAGCGACTACCCCAGCACAACAGTAGATAGTGCGATGTTTCGAGGTACCCCCTTAGCAGTGGTCGTACCATCGGTGCTGTCCGGCTACGCCAGGCGCGAGGGCACGGTGGTAGGCGAAGGCGGGCTCGAGGGCGTCTCAtacactgcagctgcgatACGGAAGGAGGGTGCTGACGGggatggcgaggaggagttTGGCCGCGCCGGTGATGGTGAAAGTGGCGGCGACCGACTATCGGACGTCTGGACTCCGGCGCGCAGTGCTGAGACGCCGCAGTCAGCGCTAGATGGCTCTACCCGGTCGATACGTGCGTTTCacccgccgcggcagcagtcgcaTCAGCAGCTTCACCAGTACCACACCACCCTGTCGTCTCCGTCCTCCGCAGCGGAGGCAGCTGTCGCGCAGTTCTTTCGTGGAAGCAGCAGCCTAGATGCCCTCGACAGCGGCGGTCACGACGGTGCGTGGCGTGCATGTGTCGAGGCGGAGCTCGCGGAGCTTCAGCGTGGTGGCCGCCTTCTCACAAGCGGCTCGGCAGGCACGACGGTGCAGGGAACGTCAATTTCGACAGTTTCGCCGCTTCCACCAACGTCGACGACACCGTATCACCAGCTGCTGAGTCGACTGCGGCACAGTCCGTCACAGGTGCCAGCGGGTGGGCTTGGGTCTGCCAACACTGCCTCCGtgggcggtgcggcgcgcgCGAATACGCCGCCGGATCGACGCCAGCTATCCTTCTCACGCCTGAGCAGCATGGGGCCGACGTCGGTCTACACAGCCAACATCACCAACATGCAGtggccttcctcctccgctgcagccgctgacaCATCGACAGAGCAgggccgcagctgctggccgCGCACCAACCTCACCCCGTccgaggcggcagcgttgTGGGAGTGTCTAAGCCCGTACGAGagggccaccgccgcagcagcagcgagctcgAACGCAGCCTccgtcgcggcagccgcggcgctgctccacaCCCCTGACACAGTACCGAAGCCAGTCACGCTATCCTCGATTGCTGCCCACCTTCATAGTGGCGTTGGCGATCCGGGTATCCCCGAGGTGACATACGAAGCGCAGCCGTACGCTGCCGGTCCTGGCCACACATTTGTGTCCCCGTCCGCGTTTACCACGGCCCCGGGGCGGGTGCCTCGCCCAGCCAGCACGGCACAGCTCTTTCCACCGTCGTCATCGCATCCCAGCCCTGCACCGACAGCAACGACCGGCACACGTGTCTCGCCGCACCACGGCTGGCACCAAGGCAACAGCAACCACCGGCAGGAGCAGCATTCGCACACGGTGCCGCCTCGCACGAGCGCAGCAACAACCATGgccctgccgccgccgccaccgccaccgcccgcGTCGACACCGTCATTgccaacaacagcagcaagaggCTCGCACAGGTCCCAGCAGCACAACTTACAGTCACCTTCCGTGCGCCGTTGGAGTCCCATTGATGCGTCTCCATCGATCACTAGTACCGGCCACATCGCCGGTAACGCAACCAactcgcctccctcctgcaGTCTGCGGCCCTCGCCGCACCCTCGCCCGTCCAACGGCAGCtcgccagcgctgcggcgATACACCATCATCACCCCCAGCGGTCACACGACGACCGCGACAGCCACCAACAGCACaaacagcggcggcaagaAGCGCATGGGCGGAAGCCCTCTCGACCCCAACGGTACATCGGTCGCGGCCCGAGAAGTATCGCGCGAGGCGCGGCCACGTGTGCAGCTCTCGCCGTTAACTTACACGACTGGCGTTGGTGCCCGTGGTAAGAGCTCGTCGCCATACCACCACAACCCCAGCAGTCTCGCGGCCCACCACCTGAACAGTCCGTCGACCTCCGCAGTCGCAACCACCGGGAGTGGGGCGTCGATGGTGTCGCCTGCCGCCGTTCAAGCGCTTatccagcgcctgcacgcagcggcggcaatTGTTCTGCCCAACTCGCCGTCCGCATCGCCCGTTGTGCCGGGTGATGGGCAGCTGTCGCGCACGACTGAGGAAAGCAAGGTCGCTGGTGCCACCGCAGTGCCGGACGTTGCCTCGGCGCCGATCATACTCGCCATGTCGCACGATCAGCACGGCTGCCGTCTGCTGCAGGCGGTGATCGACGCCGAGTGCAGCGAAGTCGAGGCATTCGACGGAGCGCACGACGAactggcggcagcagacaacgccgcggctgctgcggacCGAGCAGAGGCTGTGCGAGATGGGTGTATGACAGTGTCGCCGCTGGGGGTAACTGGGGCGAGGGccggggagaagggaagcgTTGGCAACAGCGTccgcgagcgccgccgccgtcgcgccgAGGCCTTCGAGAACTCCATCCCTGTACGCGTGGTTCTGCAGGCAATCGAGCCCAAGCTAGATGCCGTCATGGCCGACGGGTACGGCAACTTCCTCCTCCAAAAGGTCTTTGACATGGCGCCTGATGCGGAGCGCcaacggctgctgcggctgccgtcgctgcagcatcACCTGTGCGAGGTCGCCTGTTCCCCTCATGGCACCTTCGCAGTGCAGCGGCTCGTCGAGACGGTGCGCAacgcggaagaggagcaccTCGTCTTCGTTGCACTGGAGCGCgatctgctgcgcctgctgacGAACGCGAACGGTGGCCACGTTCTGATGAAGGTGATGGAGTGCATTCGACGTCAGTACATCGCCTTGATATCCGGCACAAACAGTGCCGCAGAGCTGTCGCCCGCAGCCATGGCGGCGACGCCGGCAAGGACGCCCACAACGGCATCGGGCGAAAGCAGCACTGCACCATCGCGTCGCCTGCTCgaggagcgggtggaggtgctCTTTCAGGCGATTCAGCAGCATTTGCTGTACGTCTGCCAGCACAAGCAGGGCTGCTGCATTATGCAAAAGTGTCTGGACTTCCTCCACGCGTGCGCTGGattgtcgccgtcgtcgcctctctcctcctctcctgccGGGGCACCGATGGACTACTTCGAACGCATGGCAGCGCTTCTCCTGCCCCACGTACAGGAGCTCTCCGCCCACCCCTTTGGTAACTACGTCGTGACCCGCCTCGTGGACGTCTGCTACGCacgcggcaccaccaccaccatcgacGCCGTGGCGGCTGGCATGCAGCGAGACTTGGTGCGGATGTGCACGAACAAGTTTGCATCCAACGTGATTGAGCACATTCTGCGTCACTGCAGCGAGCGGCGCATTCGACTCCTCTGCCAGTCGCTGATGGTTTCCGCCACACCTCCATCGACGTCAGCAGTGTACTCCTCTTCGGCTTCGATggcggcatcggcagcggcCACAAATGCCGCCATCGCTCGCCTGCCCTTAAGCACCGTTGTCATGGACCCGTACGGCAACTATGTCATTcagacgctgctgacggtggcACCGGTGGACGAGCTGGTGAACACACGTGCAGAGGGAGGCGGTATGCTGCCcgtgcttcagcagctcctgccgctgctcagtTCACGAAACTACGGTCGGAAGCTGGAGACCAAGACGGAGCTCGCCTTGCTGAGAGTGGaacagcaccaacagcagaAGCAGTGCCATAGTTAATCAAGTTCGAGTTCTCTCGTCTTTCTCACTGccttaccccccccccctcttcctcctcgcgtCGTGTGGCTGGTGTTTGCACATGTGCCTGccgggggagagggggggggggcacatcGTTCCcccggctgctgcgctcaACACTGAAGAACCGCAAGCGCTGCGCACCGTCTCGGCACCGGATATTTTCCGTATCGACGCGCCTGAAGGTACAAGACGGCCACCCGCACGCGACGCGCGCGCATCGCAGCCAGCCAactctccgcctctctttctttctcttttgtctCGATGTcttccgctgccgccgcccctcctctttcattTTGGTATTCCTCGTCTCCATCCGTCAGGCCCGTAGcgagcgggggtggggtgggggtggggggccaCGATCTGATCTACGCGagtctccctctctctctctctctctctggctgtTTCATGCACGGCTGTGCTTGCCagggggcaggggcagggggggggggggcgagtgCCGACCTCGTTGTCGTTCGCCGTCGCCGTGCCGCAAGGGCCGATCACGCAACCCACTTCACCACACAACCAAAAAATAATAATACTAATACTAATACAGTATGACCGAATGTAAAGGTCGTTTGGCGGTGTGGAATATGGAGAAGGatgaccacacacacacacacacacacccacacacacacacgcacacgcctgtggggtggtgctggcgcctCTGGGCGTAGAGGTGCATCGGTGTCTTTATTACATCCACACAAATCTTTCAGGCAAAGAAGGGctactccctctctccctccctcctccccccccccctctcccgcctcgCCTTCCTGCGGTGCAGCGCCCTTTTCTCGAAGGCGCGTGCTACGGCACCACAGCAATGGTGTGCAAAGTGAAAGCagacgggagggggggagggtgcacgtctcctccgccgccccctcATTATCGGTCCTCCCGCTCCTCCATGGCAATCACTCAATCTCCTTTCCGACTCACCTTAGCCTCGATAATTTGCTCCTCGgcccgccttctctctctctctctgctgtttTGATTACCAACGCTGCTGTTTGTATGTTGGGGCGGCACCTGTACATGCACTCGCATACTGCTCGGTGGCGCTTTCTCCTGTTGCTCGCACATCCCCCACCCGTTACCCAAAGTAAAGCGCATACCTCCACAATTCTTTCCCGATCCTCCTTTCCTTGAGCTCGTCTCCTCTGCCCCTGCctcctacacacacacacacacacacacacacaattcCCTCCTCGTTTTTTCTCAGAGTGCAGGTCTGTGTGGCCGATCTGAAGCCTACTCTCGGTGCagtgccttctctctctctctctctctctctctgaggcACCCTTCCCCCACCGCTCCTCATGCACGGATTATATCCGCCGTGCCATCACACACTACAAGTATGACCTCCATGATTGTCGCTGGTGCCACTGGGGCAATCGGCCGTACCGTCGTGCAGAATGCCATTCAACAGCCATCGATCTACCAAGTTGTGGCACTGACGCGGCTCAAGAATACCGCTGCGTCGAACTACGAGAGTCTCTTCGGCATCATCACTGCAGCTGAGGCAAGCAACACTGACAACGGCGGCAAGGGCGTTAgcagaaagggaaagacgGGCAGTGGCTCACCTGCTGGCACCGTCACAGTCACACCCGAGGAGGCTGCCAAGATCAAGCCCATTACAATAGACTGGGAAGAGTTCACGCAGCTGTGGGTGGCAAAGCGTAAtagcgccagcgctgccgctcgcggGGCCGACAACAGTGCCGCGGACGCTGCGGCCGCAGATCCCATGGAAAATTACAGGAGCATCTTCAGTGGCCACACGTACGCCGCCATGTGTCTTGGCACCACCCGCAAGGACGCCGGAAGCGCCAAGAACTTCATTCGGTGCGACTATGATTACGTGACCGCCTTCACTGAAGCTGTGCTGACGTACTCGGCGCCGGCTGGCCTGTCACCAGACACGGCCTTTATGCACCATATCGGTGACGAGGGGGTCTCGAAGCAAGCACGCGTGCAGGACAGCGTGGACAGCGAGATGAATGTGCTCGCCACCGTGAAGGGCAATGCGGGCCAGTCCTCGGGGACACTTCGCGTCTTCTGCCAGGTtagcgccagcagcgccagcagcagctcatggTTTCTCTACGTAAAGACAAAGGGCATTGCCGACGAGTCCACAGTGGAGCGGGTTCACCAGCACAACAAgctcaccaccgcctccgcgacGCTGTCACCGGTGAAGCTTCTCTTGCTTAAGCCAGggctgctggagcgccgTGGCAAGGCCCGACGAATTGAAAAGTTGGCCAAGCTCATTGTATCACCTATCCCAGTCGAGACCTGCGGGGCCGCTATCGTGTCGGCGTGCAAGCACTCGCCGATCCAGCATCACGTGCAACATCCAGCGACCatctctgcagcagcggagcaAGCGAAGTACGACGAggcggaagaggcgcagctaAAGAAGGGTGACGATGTTATTGCGGCCAACATACGAAAGATGCCGCTTGGCAAGCCATACATGCCAACCAAGGCCATGCACAGAGCCGGTGTGCCATCCAACGAACCATTCCCGCACATTTATGAGGCGACCAACCCGATGATCAAGGATCTGGCATCCAGGCTGACAGCCTAAAGTGCAGCGTCAGAGAAACgaaaggcgagagaggcacgAAGACAAGCACACTACGCATTCGTCAGCGCCTCTGTGTAGGCTCTCACTCTCTCGCCATCTGGTGCCACACCATTCGTGGTGCTTATGCGCTAGCGAGGACACCAGGTGGCAGCGTCCCCAGCACAAGTGTCAGCTCTTACCTTGCCCCTACCCCCTTCCCCAGAGACACGCTCACCGAGAAACCTGCAGACTAACCTACCTGCGcatcccctctcccccccctcctcctcctccctctgggCGCTTGTGACTCTGCCTATTACTTGACTGACTTCAGCGTTGCGACGGTGCGATGTGTGGgtgacgtgtgtgtgtgtgtgatgtgtgtCACCGACTGCCCCGCCCCCTCGCTCGTGCCCCGctctcactcccccccccccttcctcctcctcttggGTGTGTTTTTTTCCCCGCCGCTCTTCTGTTCTTTCCACGCTTCAGTTGTGTCCTCACCTCACACTCcacgcgctctctctctctctctctcgagggagggagagagagagagggagggagggagggagggagggagagggaatgGTGCCGTTTGCACTCGCTGTGcccatccaccaccaccaccactcgcACACGGCGTCAAAGGAGTGCACTCTCGTACACGCATGCAGGTCTGTCTCGACGCAAATaccctgtgtgtgcgtgtgtgcacagACGCAGGCGTGGGGAGCCAGCATTGGAGTGCAGCGCACTAGTCCCCCTCATGtcactccccctctctctgtgcattTTGAGTAGCGTCGCCCTTGTGCCTCTCTTTGGGGTCGATTAGGCCCCCGCCAGCAGTTCACGCCATGGCGCGcacttcccctctctcgcccacccctcccctcttccccttgtGAGCTGCGTGCAGCTGTACTGTGCGGGCTGATTGGCgctccttcctctttttcgcgtgattttctctctctttgccgcTGGCGAACTTCAACGagctcctttttttttttgctgcctTTGTGGGCCATGGAGTGGGGGAGTGGCGCCCGcgacccccacccccacaccaccCCACCACTTTTACCAAGCCGCAGCGCGCCCCCGCCAcccatcgctgccgcgtcCCCGAGCCACGTCAttttcctcgctctcctctcttcctcaaaACTGCATAACACGCGCTCGCAGCGCTACGGGGTGCAGTGCGGCCCAGCCGTACTCAGCGCCGCTTTAGAGGCTGGACAAAAAGGGCACATGACCCCTTTTGCCGCtacgcacgcatgcacacatcTTCACTCACgacgccccccaccccaccaccaccatcaccatcatcaccgccCCACCCTGTCCATCTTTCGGGCAGGCCCCCTACCGCAGCCCGGTCACCGGTGCATACAGGCGTAACTCGACCTCGAGCCTGCCTTGCTCAAcgtccctc
The Leishmania braziliensis MHOM/BR/75/M2904 complete genome, chromosome 12 DNA segment above includes these coding regions:
- the PUF4 gene encoding putative pumillio protein 4; translation: MFAQAESEELLHLLSQVRLVADEEARNEQEQDQQVQQEQPHQRHHPGTGSEHTISLYDSALSATAEVLGKQRSNGSSATIASCSGGSAAGRYTASSTAAVTSSWTVYDNTDSSFLTDYEHHHANSLNQPPVSRTPATDAKVLPQRSDERARSVEEGLAKRGDGYNVFREPKQLLFTSPSAATQVATLQQRPSPHARQSIPPSHALTAYTSAVSTATKATTPLSIDDAASILPVAVNRDSSDYPSTTVDSAMFRGTPLAVVVPSVLSGYARREGTVVGEGGLEGVSYTAAAIRKEGADGDGEEEFGRAGDGESGGDRLSDVWTPARSAETPQSALDGSTRSIRAFHPPRQQSHQQLHQYHTTLSSPSSAAEAAVAQFFRGSSSLDALDSGGHDGAWRACVEAELAELQRGGRLLTSGSAGTTVQGTSISTVSPLPPTSTTPYHQLLSRLRHSPSQVPAGGLGSANTASVGGAARANTPPDRRQLSFSRLSSMGPTSVYTANITNMQWPSSSAAAADTSTEQGRSCWPRTNLTPSEAAALWECLSPYERATAAAAASSNAASVAAAAALLHTPDTVPKPVTLSSIAAHLHSGVGDPGIPEVTYEAQPYAAGPGHTFVSPSAFTTAPGRVPRPASTAQLFPPSSSHPSPAPTATTGTRVSPHHGWHQGNSNHRQEQHSHTVPPRTSAATTMALPPPPPPPPASTPSLPTTAARGSHRSQQHNLQSPSVRRWSPIDASPSITSTGHIAGNATNSPPSCSLRPSPHPRPSNGSSPALRRYTIITPSGHTTTATATNSTNSGGKKRMGGSPLDPNGTSVAAREVSREARPRVQLSPLTYTTGVGARGKSSSPYHHNPSSLAAHHLNSPSTSAVATTGSGASMVSPAAVQALIQRLHAAAAIVLPNSPSASPVVPGDGQLSRTTEESKVAGATAVPDVASAPIILAMSHDQHGCRLLQAVIDAECSEVEAFDGAHDELAAADNAAAAADRAEAVRDGCMTVSPLGVTGARAGEKGSVGNSVRERRRRRAEAFENSIPVRVVLQAIEPKLDAVMADGYGNFLLQKVFDMAPDAERQRLLRLPSLQHHLCEVACSPHGTFAVQRLVETVRNAEEEHLVFVALERDLLRLLTNANGGHVLMKVMECIRRQYIALISGTNSAAELSPAAMAATPARTPTTASGESSTAPSRRLLEERVEVLFQAIQQHLLYVCQHKQGCCIMQKCLDFLHACAGLSPSSPLSSSPAGAPMDYFERMAALLLPHVQELSAHPFGNYVVTRLVDVCYARGTTTTIDAVAAGMQRDLVRMCTNKFASNVIEHILRHCSERRIRLLCQSLMVSATPPSTSAVYSSSASMAASAAATNAAIARLPLSTVVMDPYGNYVIQTLLTVAPVDELVNTRAEGGGMLPVLQQLLPLLSSRNYGRKLETKTELALLRVEQHQQQKQCHS